One stretch of Micromonospora cremea DNA includes these proteins:
- a CDS encoding S8 family serine peptidase, with protein sequence MLRKTRWLLAVAVTATALTAVPGGSATAGPSGATLTAAPGGSLDDKTHTVTLLTGDVVTVRSTGTGCPQATVQPADPNAVIRQTCGPDGHLHVVPARVASQIGSILDPDLFDVTTLIADGYDDENTSQLPVIVQPATASARVAALSDVLTLPSIGAVAGHVPKKSPATAKLATNSLLAGARKVWLDRKVRATALTGGAQHGDLDRNLGQIAAPDAWKAGYTGKGVRVAVLDTGADFTHPDLVGRVVERADFTAEGGDAVDHNGHGTHVASTIAGTGAAARGQRRGVAPDAQLVIGKVLDDHGSGADSGIIAGMEWAASRADVINMSLGGSDPDDGTNPLSLAVDGLSKQTGALFVISAGNSGGAISSPGSAASALTVGAVDRNDKLADFSSRGPLVTSNVAKPELVAPGVDIVAARAAGTNLQDPIDQYYEGSTGTSMAAPHVAGAAALLAQRHPDWTGEQLKAALVGAADPLTGVDPYAVGAGRLNAARALGGPVSNQPVVNLGTFAYPQGGTSETKLSWTGAPTSATTILDLDLTVVNHDGQSVPRGAVSLSTTRLTLKRGTTAGATLRFNHAALASRPGFYLATVTARAPGRKLVTTTPVSFYVEVPSYDLTIRTKPLAGLKEGAESWINILITNLTDPVIYYGGLGGAPGDTFTTRVPAGRYAILGSSVAYYVDSDVLETTLVGETDLNVNGARSVTLDPARARPVTATVDGVATEPTRVDLTSLQTAPNGLSWWNQISGYGGATTVRTSPLPKPGIGSRRTWAAVNLDSPAGTAEPYRYNLVHEYANGVPADPAYRVTVAEQAKLARIDERFHQMDSPGMVTQLVRTGLTPDGVGVTQTHEGNLPPYRTDYLSPGIVWADEGVYGGLSAQEAPRSYQPGSRQSKIWARQPLHSGWYDDPAGADWSCATPPSRTRGNLHVDLASLVDQHQRADCLQGSAIGVKRTLSLYRNGKLVEERDRPLADFTVPQQMADYRLTLDVDTSLILPISTKVNTSWTFRSAGPDGTASVPLPLLAVDYALPMDTNNHATGGTAEFAVRQAHGVKPQRVTSFQVWTSTDDGATWKTARVTSAGDSYRAELPTAAAGKPVSLRVTAAANGGSGIDQTIIRAYNAG encoded by the coding sequence ATGCTCAGGAAAACGCGGTGGCTGCTGGCCGTCGCCGTCACGGCCACGGCACTGACCGCCGTGCCGGGCGGTTCCGCCACGGCCGGCCCCAGCGGTGCCACCCTGACGGCCGCCCCCGGCGGCTCGCTCGACGACAAGACGCACACCGTCACCCTGCTGACCGGCGACGTGGTGACCGTACGAAGCACCGGAACGGGATGCCCGCAGGCCACGGTGCAACCGGCAGACCCGAACGCGGTGATCCGACAGACCTGCGGTCCGGACGGCCACCTGCATGTCGTCCCCGCGCGCGTCGCGTCCCAGATCGGCTCGATCCTCGACCCCGACCTCTTCGACGTCACCACGCTGATCGCGGACGGCTACGACGACGAGAACACCTCGCAGCTGCCGGTCATCGTGCAGCCCGCCACCGCCTCCGCCCGGGTGGCCGCGCTCAGTGACGTGCTCACGCTGCCCAGCATCGGCGCCGTCGCCGGCCACGTACCCAAGAAGAGCCCGGCCACCGCCAAGCTGGCGACGAACTCGCTGCTCGCCGGTGCCAGGAAGGTCTGGCTCGACCGCAAGGTCCGCGCCACCGCGCTGACCGGCGGCGCCCAGCATGGTGACCTGGACCGCAACCTGGGCCAGATCGCCGCGCCCGACGCCTGGAAGGCCGGGTACACCGGCAAGGGGGTCCGCGTCGCGGTGCTCGACACCGGCGCCGACTTCACCCACCCTGACCTGGTCGGCCGGGTCGTCGAACGGGCCGACTTCACCGCCGAGGGTGGCGACGCCGTCGACCACAACGGCCACGGTACGCACGTCGCGTCGACCATCGCCGGCACCGGCGCTGCCGCTCGCGGCCAGCGTCGCGGCGTTGCGCCGGACGCCCAGCTGGTGATCGGGAAGGTCCTCGACGACCACGGCTCCGGTGCGGACTCCGGAATCATCGCCGGCATGGAGTGGGCTGCCAGCCGGGCCGATGTCATCAACATGAGCCTCGGCGGCAGCGATCCGGACGACGGCACCAACCCGCTCTCACTCGCCGTCGACGGGCTGAGCAAGCAGACCGGAGCGCTCTTCGTCATCTCCGCCGGCAACAGCGGCGGCGCTATCTCCTCGCCCGGCTCCGCAGCCAGCGCACTGACCGTCGGCGCCGTCGACCGCAACGACAAGCTCGCCGACTTCTCCAGCCGTGGACCACTGGTCACCAGCAACGTGGCCAAGCCCGAACTGGTCGCGCCCGGTGTCGACATCGTCGCCGCCCGGGCCGCCGGCACCAACCTGCAGGACCCGATCGACCAGTACTACGAGGGCTCGACCGGCACCTCGATGGCCGCGCCACACGTGGCCGGTGCCGCCGCGCTGCTCGCCCAGCGGCACCCGGACTGGACCGGTGAGCAGCTCAAGGCCGCGCTCGTCGGTGCCGCCGACCCGCTGACCGGCGTCGACCCGTACGCCGTCGGGGCCGGTCGGCTCAACGCGGCCCGGGCGCTGGGCGGCCCGGTCAGCAACCAGCCGGTGGTCAACCTCGGCACCTTCGCGTACCCGCAGGGCGGCACCAGCGAGACGAAGCTGAGCTGGACCGGCGCGCCGACCTCGGCGACGACCATCCTCGACCTCGACCTGACGGTGGTCAACCACGACGGGCAGTCGGTACCGCGTGGCGCGGTGTCGCTCTCGACGACCCGGCTGACGCTGAAGCGGGGCACAACCGCAGGAGCGACGCTCCGGTTCAACCACGCGGCGCTGGCAAGCCGGCCGGGCTTCTACCTGGCCACCGTCACCGCCCGCGCCCCCGGCCGCAAGCTGGTCACGACCACTCCGGTGAGCTTCTACGTCGAGGTGCCCAGCTACGACCTGACGATCCGCACGAAGCCCCTGGCCGGCCTGAAGGAGGGCGCGGAGAGCTGGATCAACATCCTGATCACCAACCTCACCGACCCGGTGATCTACTACGGTGGCCTCGGCGGTGCGCCCGGAGACACCTTCACCACGCGGGTACCGGCCGGCCGGTACGCGATCCTCGGCTCCTCCGTCGCCTACTACGTCGACAGTGACGTGCTGGAGACGACGCTCGTCGGTGAGACCGACCTGAACGTGAACGGCGCGCGGAGCGTGACGCTCGACCCGGCGCGAGCCAGGCCGGTGACGGCGACGGTCGACGGAGTCGCCACCGAGCCCACCCGGGTCGACCTCACCAGTCTCCAGACCGCGCCGAACGGCCTGTCCTGGTGGAACCAGATCAGCGGGTACGGGGGCGCGACGACCGTCCGCACCTCTCCACTGCCGAAGCCCGGCATCGGATCGCGGCGCACCTGGGCGGCCGTCAACCTGGACTCGCCGGCCGGCACGGCCGAGCCGTACCGCTACAACCTGGTTCACGAGTACGCGAACGGCGTGCCGGCCGATCCCGCGTACCGGGTGACCGTTGCGGAGCAGGCGAAGCTGGCCCGGATCGACGAGCGGTTCCACCAGATGGACTCGCCGGGGATGGTCACCCAGTTGGTCCGCACCGGCCTCACTCCCGACGGGGTGGGCGTGACCCAGACCCACGAGGGGAACCTGCCGCCGTACCGCACCGACTACCTCTCGCCCGGCATTGTCTGGGCCGACGAGGGCGTCTACGGTGGCCTGTCGGCCCAGGAGGCGCCCCGCAGCTACCAGCCGGGCAGCCGGCAGTCCAAGATCTGGGCGCGGCAGCCCCTGCACTCCGGCTGGTACGACGATCCGGCCGGCGCCGATTGGAGCTGTGCCACCCCACCGTCGCGGACGCGGGGCAACCTGCACGTCGACCTGGCGTCGCTCGTCGACCAGCACCAGCGCGCCGACTGCCTCCAGGGCAGCGCGATCGGCGTGAAGCGCACGCTGTCGCTGTACCGCAACGGCAAGCTGGTCGAGGAGCGGGACCGCCCGCTCGCCGACTTCACCGTCCCGCAGCAGATGGCGGACTACCGGCTGACCCTCGATGTCGACACGAGCCTGATCCTGCCGATCTCGACCAAGGTCAACACCTCGTGGACGTTCCGGTCCGCCGGGCCGGACGGGACCGCAAGCGTGCCGTTGCCGTTGCTCGCGGTCGACTACGCCCTGCCGATGGACACCAACAACCACGCCACCGGGGGAACGGCGGAGTTCGCCGTTCGTCAGGCGCACGGCGTCAAGCCGCAGAGGGTGACCTCGTTCCAGGTCTGGACCTCGACGGACGACGGTGCCACCTGGAAGACGGCCCGGGTCACCAGCGCCGGGGACAGCTACCGGGCCGAACTGCCGACCGCCGCCGCCGGGAAGCCCGTCTCGCTGCGGGTGACGGCTGCCGCGAACGGCGGTAGTGGTATCGACCAGACCATCATCCGGGCGTACAACGCCGGCTGA
- a CDS encoding DUF2231 domain-containing protein produces MFEEFMGIPAHPLVLHAAVVFVPLLALLAVAYALVAPVRPHTRWVLGLLALGAPLAALLAKLSGDAFFERMRAANRVTPEFVPTIEAHQQFGDITLWATIGLAIVALALLWFVPPRAAEASATGGGGTSRALTLSLQVLSLVAAGVALYYVVRTGDSGAKAVWTGQ; encoded by the coding sequence ATGTTCGAGGAGTTCATGGGCATCCCCGCTCATCCTCTCGTGCTGCACGCCGCGGTCGTGTTCGTGCCGCTACTGGCCCTCCTGGCGGTCGCCTACGCGCTCGTCGCGCCGGTGCGGCCGCACACCCGCTGGGTGCTGGGGCTGCTCGCCCTGGGCGCACCGCTCGCCGCGCTGCTGGCGAAGCTCTCCGGTGACGCCTTCTTCGAGCGCATGCGGGCCGCGAACCGGGTCACCCCAGAGTTCGTCCCAACGATCGAGGCCCACCAGCAGTTCGGCGACATCACGCTCTGGGCCACCATCGGGCTGGCGATCGTGGCACTGGCACTGCTCTGGTTCGTCCCGCCCCGTGCAGCCGAGGCGAGCGCGACCGGAGGCGGCGGAACCAGCCGGGCGCTGACCCTGTCGTTGCAGGTGTTGTCGCTGGTGGCCGCGGGCGTCGCCCTGTACTACGTGGTCCGCACCGGCGACTCCGGCGCGAAGGCGGTCTGGACCGGTCAGTGA
- a CDS encoding LysE family translocator codes for MSTHGVAVLGFLAAVAPITTTPGTSMTLVVSRVATGGRRQGWWVILGTVTGIYVHATLAAAGLAALLLRSSQVFWVVKLVGAAYLIGLGLWLLWSATYRRTATSSGASDVAAAEATPTAAAGRPAPVRARRLPWRVHHPYLQGLLGNVLNPKAAAVYLTLAPQFLEPGRPVLVPMLLLATTHAALHTCWLAGWTAVSGAAARLLRTASIRRMLDRLTGVILLGLGVRSVVT; via the coding sequence ATGAGCACGCACGGGGTCGCGGTGCTCGGCTTCCTGGCCGCCGTCGCGCCGATCACCACCACGCCGGGAACGAGCATGACGCTGGTCGTCTCACGGGTGGCTACCGGCGGGCGGCGGCAGGGGTGGTGGGTGATCCTGGGTACGGTCACCGGGATCTACGTGCATGCCACCCTGGCCGCCGCCGGCCTGGCCGCGCTGTTGCTTCGCTCGTCGCAGGTGTTCTGGGTCGTCAAGCTGGTCGGTGCCGCCTACCTGATCGGGCTCGGGCTCTGGCTTCTCTGGTCCGCGACCTACCGCCGCACGGCGACCAGTTCAGGGGCGTCGGACGTGGCCGCGGCGGAGGCGACGCCGACGGCCGCGGCGGGCCGGCCGGCTCCGGTCCGCGCCCGGAGGCTGCCGTGGCGCGTGCACCATCCCTACCTTCAGGGACTGCTGGGCAATGTCCTGAATCCCAAGGCGGCCGCCGTCTACCTCACCCTCGCACCGCAGTTCCTCGAACCGGGCCGACCGGTGCTGGTGCCGATGTTGCTTCTCGCCACGACGCACGCCGCGCTGCACACCTGCTGGCTCGCGGGATGGACCGCCGTCTCCGGTGCCGCCGCCCGGCTGCTCCGCACGGCCAGCATTCGACGCATGCTCGATCGGCTGACCGGCGTGATCCTGCTCGGCCTCGGTGTGCGGTCCGTGGTGACCTGA
- a CDS encoding DUF1801 domain-containing protein codes for MATPKEPVTVPTEVSVDDFLAAVPDERRRADAGRLRAIMGEVTGEPAVLWGPSIVGFGSYHYTYDSGRTGDAPLVSFSPRKQHLVVYLMGGFEDRYGRILERLGPHRAGKGCLYLKRLDTVDESALRELIERTARVHQGVDRASRR; via the coding sequence ATGGCGACTCCGAAAGAGCCGGTTACGGTCCCGACCGAGGTCAGCGTCGACGATTTCCTGGCCGCGGTTCCCGATGAGCGTCGGCGGGCCGACGCTGGGCGGCTCCGCGCGATCATGGGCGAGGTGACCGGCGAGCCGGCGGTGCTGTGGGGTCCGAGCATCGTCGGCTTCGGCAGCTACCACTACACCTACGACAGCGGGCGTACGGGCGACGCCCCACTGGTGAGTTTCTCACCGCGCAAACAGCACCTCGTCGTCTACCTGATGGGCGGGTTCGAGGATCGGTACGGCCGGATCCTCGAACGGCTCGGCCCACACCGCGCCGGAAAGGGATGCCTCTACCTGAAGCGGCTCGACACCGTCGACGAGAGCGCGCTGCGCGAGCTGATCGAGCGCACCGCGCGGGTGCACCAGGGCGTCGACCGGGCCAGCCGACGCTGA
- a CDS encoding HAD family hydrolase, which produces MLKGLLLDFYGTVVEDDDAMMAEIADQVAARASVPVSGRDVVTAWGAEFEAVASGPRFRSLRDSAMSSLASVMAEVGCVGDPAHLCAAQFRYWRSPPLRPGTREFLSRVTVPICLVSDVDGDDLEAAVAHHGLAFTAVVTSEAARAYKPDRAMFRRALAALELEAHEVLHVGDSLTADVGGAHAAGIRSVWVNHRGQTAPRDVPVAYEIADLSELAEILR; this is translated from the coding sequence GTGCTCAAGGGCCTGCTGCTCGACTTCTACGGCACGGTGGTCGAGGACGACGACGCCATGATGGCCGAGATCGCCGACCAGGTGGCCGCTCGCGCATCGGTGCCGGTCTCCGGCCGCGATGTCGTCACGGCCTGGGGAGCGGAGTTCGAGGCTGTCGCCTCCGGGCCGCGGTTCCGCTCGTTGCGGGACAGCGCGATGTCCAGCCTCGCCTCGGTGATGGCCGAGGTCGGCTGCGTCGGTGACCCGGCGCATCTGTGCGCGGCGCAGTTCAGGTACTGGCGATCGCCACCGCTGCGGCCCGGCACCCGCGAGTTCCTGTCCCGCGTCACCGTGCCGATCTGCCTGGTGTCCGATGTCGACGGCGACGATCTGGAGGCAGCGGTGGCGCATCACGGCCTGGCCTTCACGGCGGTCGTGACCAGCGAGGCCGCCCGCGCGTACAAGCCGGACCGGGCCATGTTCCGCCGGGCGCTCGCCGCGCTTGAGCTGGAGGCGCACGAGGTGCTGCACGTCGGTGACTCGCTCACCGCCGACGTGGGTGGGGCGCACGCGGCGGGCATCCGGTCCGTGTGGGTCAACCACCGGGGGCAGACCGCGCCGCGCGATGTCCCGGTCGCGTACGAGATCGCCGACCTGTCCGAGCTGGCCGAGATCCTCCGATAG
- a CDS encoding diacylglycerol kinase family protein: MSMSAAAPATPVAAARPGTVAVVAHRRKSLGGGLDELRATLAGAGVDDLLWYEVPKSRKAPKKIRKALKKGAGLVFVWGGDGMVQRCADTLASSGTPMAILPAGTANLFAANLGIPEDLAEAVRIGLHGRRRRLDLGRLNGEHFAVMAGAGFDGDLIREADRDLKSRLGRLAYVWTGLRHVRGELVHTRIRVDGVTWFDGEASCVLFGNVGTITGGIPAFDDARPDDGCLEVGVSTASGAIDWARTLGRMAAGRSTDSPFVRITRGRRVRVRFAAPRMYELDGGARTAVGKLKVRSVPGALTVCCPDPPA; the protein is encoded by the coding sequence ATGAGCATGAGCGCCGCAGCCCCCGCCACGCCCGTGGCCGCCGCCCGGCCGGGCACGGTCGCGGTGGTCGCCCACCGCCGCAAGAGCCTCGGTGGCGGGCTCGACGAATTGCGGGCGACCCTCGCCGGTGCCGGCGTCGATGACCTGCTCTGGTACGAGGTGCCGAAGAGCCGCAAGGCGCCGAAGAAGATCCGCAAGGCGCTGAAGAAGGGCGCTGGATTGGTGTTCGTGTGGGGTGGGGACGGCATGGTGCAGCGCTGCGCGGACACGCTGGCCAGCTCGGGGACCCCGATGGCCATCCTGCCCGCCGGCACCGCGAACCTCTTCGCCGCCAACCTCGGCATCCCGGAGGACCTGGCGGAGGCGGTGCGAATTGGTCTGCACGGCCGGCGGCGCCGGCTGGACCTTGGCCGACTCAACGGCGAGCACTTCGCGGTGATGGCCGGCGCCGGGTTCGACGGCGACCTGATCCGCGAGGCGGACCGGGACCTCAAGAGCCGGCTCGGCCGGCTGGCGTACGTCTGGACGGGGCTGCGGCACGTTCGGGGCGAGCTGGTGCACACGCGGATCCGGGTGGACGGGGTCACCTGGTTCGACGGCGAGGCGAGCTGCGTGCTCTTCGGCAATGTCGGCACGATCACCGGCGGCATCCCGGCCTTCGACGACGCCCGCCCGGACGACGGCTGCCTGGAGGTGGGCGTGTCAACCGCGAGCGGGGCGATCGACTGGGCCCGCACCCTCGGCCGGATGGCCGCCGGCCGCTCGACGGACTCGCCCTTTGTCCGGATCACCCGGGGCCGCCGGGTGCGTGTCCGCTTCGCGGCGCCGCGGATGTACGAGCTCGACGGTGGCGCGCGTACCGCGGTCGGGAAGCTCAAGGTGCGCTCGGTGCCCGGCGCGCTCACCGTCTGCTGCCCCGATCCGCCCGCCTGA
- a CDS encoding DUF998 domain-containing protein, producing MTSLTTVPEGATSIRPHRTRYLLLCGTVAGVLFPALSFGQAFTRSGFDLRRHALSSLTLGDLGWLQVVAFVGTGLLAVAFAVGLWRALRPGRAGTVGPVLVAVYGVAMVGGGIFVPDPAFGWPSGAPAGLPAQASTGSILHTVCGAAAFLSLIAAGLLFARRFAGQGRRGWAIYSAASGAVAFVLTALPWSEESVSIRFAVGAVLISGWLVALSWRARADLA from the coding sequence ATGACGTCCCTGACCACCGTCCCCGAGGGGGCAACGTCAATCCGACCGCACCGAACCCGGTACCTGCTGCTGTGCGGCACGGTCGCCGGTGTTCTCTTTCCGGCCCTGTCGTTCGGGCAGGCCTTCACCAGATCCGGGTTCGACCTGCGCCGCCACGCGCTGAGCTCACTCACCCTCGGTGACCTCGGCTGGTTGCAGGTCGTCGCGTTCGTGGGCACCGGCCTGCTGGCCGTCGCCTTCGCGGTCGGCCTGTGGCGGGCGCTGCGCCCGGGCCGGGCCGGCACGGTCGGGCCGGTGCTGGTCGCCGTCTACGGGGTGGCGATGGTCGGTGGCGGCATCTTCGTGCCCGACCCCGCGTTCGGCTGGCCGTCGGGTGCCCCGGCGGGGCTTCCCGCGCAGGCCAGCACGGGCAGCATCCTGCACACGGTCTGCGGCGCCGCGGCGTTCCTGTCGCTGATAGCGGCCGGTCTGCTGTTCGCCCGGCGGTTCGCCGGGCAGGGGCGGCGGGGCTGGGCGATCTACAGCGCCGCCAGCGGTGCCGTCGCGTTCGTGCTCACCGCCCTGCCCTGGAGCGAGGAGAGCGTGAGCATCCGCTTCGCCGTCGGAGCGGTGCTCATCTCGGGTTGGCTCGTCGCCCTCTCCTGGCGAGCGCGTGCGGATCTGGCCTGA
- a CDS encoding C39 family peptidase codes for MRTDLIRKTALTAAGLAFTGGAIAGPVTAAYAASEAKPPTQTHTDRKGHGERELGVRYEAQPNFYYCGPAAARNALSVQGKDISVDAMAKEMGTTEAGTNSINDITPVLNKETGKKNAYHSVEISGSNADDKQTDKLRADVVRTVDDGRAVVANIAGTTTDTDGGVHSFEGGHYISVVGYRDGGNVVKIADSADPNMASYEVTVEHLADWIATRGYATS; via the coding sequence ATGCGTACCGATCTGATTCGTAAGACCGCTCTGACCGCTGCTGGGCTCGCGTTCACCGGCGGCGCCATCGCCGGCCCCGTCACCGCCGCCTACGCCGCATCCGAGGCGAAGCCCCCCACGCAGACCCACACCGACCGCAAGGGTCACGGCGAGCGGGAGCTCGGCGTGCGCTACGAGGCGCAGCCGAACTTCTACTACTGCGGCCCCGCCGCGGCCCGTAACGCCCTGTCCGTGCAGGGCAAGGACATCAGCGTCGACGCCATGGCCAAGGAGATGGGCACCACCGAGGCCGGCACCAACTCCATCAACGACATCACCCCGGTCCTGAACAAGGAAACCGGCAAGAAGAACGCCTACCACTCCGTCGAGATCAGCGGCTCGAACGCTGACGACAAGCAGACCGACAAGCTGCGCGCCGACGTCGTGCGCACCGTGGACGACGGTCGGGCCGTGGTCGCGAACATCGCCGGCACCACCACCGACACCGACGGCGGCGTGCACTCCTTCGAGGGTGGGCACTACATCAGCGTCGTGGGCTACCGCGACGGCGGGAACGTGGTGAAGATCGCCGACTCCGCCGACCCGAACATGGCCTCCTACGAGGTCACCGTCGAGCACCTCGCCGACTGGATCGCCACCCGCGGCTACGCCACCTCCTGA
- a CDS encoding Xaa-Pro dipeptidyl-peptidase codes for MRRTPLALLGVGVSGALLLSAAPAAAAAPPAAPAPTGIVVSDGMTQPVFSLADAIEERVFVQTPVDTDHDGHLDRVAIDISRPRETATQGFKVPVIFEHSPYRKGTWGDVPYPSVLVDDLPQNGLTDRSGRRALDAEAQRAQAKANLPGSLDDYYVPRGYAVVLGQSVGTGDSDGCPTSGDQAETLGTKAVIDWLNGRAKGYDANGAPVTAGWTTGAVGMTGVSYNGTLPNQVATTGVRGLKTIVPVSAISSWYDYYRANGLVVAPGTFQGEDTDILAQYTAGQARAEGPCADEIAKITEEQDRVTGDYSKFWQDRDYLDARDVEASVFVVHGLNDWNVKTEHFAGWWDELAKRDVPRKIWLHQGGHGGPGSSASVTLPDGRTWTYKQTENRWFDFWLWNVRNGIMDEPTAVLQREDRAYTTYANWPDPAARTVGLRFAATDATSPGALTTGKPPKARVQQGFVDEGRTIHPDTLVANPDTASPNRLAYRSPVLTQNVRISGRPEMRLRMAIDNKPDANLTAYLVDYGPAGSTAAPTVVTRGWMDPQNRKGPARTEPVKQGKLYDYRWTLEPKDYIFPTGHRIGVVVFSSDQEYTLLPLGGTELRVAPNDSELRLPVVGGRAVLGF; via the coding sequence ATGCGTCGAACCCCCTTGGCACTACTCGGCGTCGGTGTGTCCGGCGCACTGCTGTTGAGCGCAGCACCGGCGGCGGCGGCGGCTCCGCCCGCGGCGCCCGCACCGACCGGCATCGTGGTCAGCGACGGCATGACCCAACCGGTGTTCTCACTCGCCGACGCGATCGAGGAGCGGGTCTTCGTCCAGACCCCGGTGGACACCGACCACGACGGTCACCTCGACCGGGTGGCGATCGACATCTCCCGGCCCCGGGAGACCGCCACCCAGGGCTTCAAGGTGCCGGTCATCTTCGAGCACAGCCCGTACCGCAAGGGCACCTGGGGCGACGTGCCCTACCCGAGCGTGCTGGTCGACGACCTGCCGCAGAACGGCTTGACCGACCGCTCCGGGCGCCGGGCGCTCGACGCGGAAGCGCAGCGGGCGCAGGCGAAGGCGAATCTGCCCGGCTCGCTGGACGACTACTACGTGCCGCGGGGGTACGCGGTGGTGCTCGGTCAGAGCGTCGGCACCGGCGACTCGGACGGCTGCCCGACCAGCGGCGACCAGGCCGAGACGCTCGGCACCAAGGCGGTCATCGACTGGCTGAACGGCCGGGCGAAGGGGTACGACGCGAACGGCGCCCCGGTCACCGCCGGCTGGACCACCGGCGCGGTCGGTATGACCGGCGTCTCCTACAACGGGACGCTGCCCAACCAGGTGGCCACCACCGGCGTCCGGGGCCTCAAGACCATCGTGCCGGTCTCCGCGATCAGCAGCTGGTACGACTACTACCGGGCCAACGGCCTGGTCGTCGCCCCCGGGACGTTCCAGGGCGAGGACACCGACATCCTGGCCCAGTACACGGCCGGGCAGGCACGGGCCGAGGGGCCCTGCGCCGACGAGATCGCGAAGATCACCGAGGAGCAGGACCGGGTCACCGGCGACTACTCGAAGTTCTGGCAGGACCGCGACTACCTCGACGCCCGGGACGTGGAGGCGAGCGTCTTCGTCGTGCACGGCCTCAACGACTGGAACGTGAAGACCGAGCACTTCGCCGGCTGGTGGGACGAGCTCGCCAAGCGCGACGTACCGCGCAAGATCTGGCTGCACCAGGGCGGGCACGGTGGCCCGGGCAGCAGCGCGTCGGTGACCCTGCCGGACGGTCGGACGTGGACGTACAAGCAGACCGAGAACCGCTGGTTCGACTTCTGGCTGTGGAACGTGCGCAACGGAATCATGGACGAGCCGACCGCGGTGCTGCAGCGGGAGGACCGGGCCTACACCACGTACGCCAACTGGCCGGACCCGGCCGCCCGTACGGTCGGGCTGAGGTTCGCCGCCACCGACGCGACCTCCCCGGGGGCGCTCACCACGGGTAAGCCGCCGAAGGCCCGGGTCCAGCAGGGCTTCGTCGACGAGGGCCGAACCATCCACCCGGACACCCTGGTGGCCAATCCGGACACCGCCAGCCCGAACCGACTCGCCTACCGCTCCCCCGTGCTGACCCAGAACGTCCGCATCTCCGGGCGCCCGGAAATGCGGCTGCGGATGGCGATCGACAACAAGCCGGACGCGAACCTCACCGCGTACCTGGTCGACTACGGTCCGGCCGGCTCGACCGCCGCGCCGACCGTGGTGACCCGGGGCTGGATGGACCCGCAGAACCGCAAGGGCCCGGCCCGCACCGAGCCGGTGAAGCAGGGCAAGCTGTACGACTACCGGTGGACCCTGGAGCCGAAGGACTACATCTTCCCGACGGGCCACCGGATCGGCGTGGTCGTCTTCTCCAGCGATCAGGAGTACACCCTGCTGCCGCTGGGTGGCACCGAGCTGCGGGTCGCGCCGAACGACAGCGAACTGCGGCTGCCGGTGGTCGGGGGTCGCGCCGTACTCGGGTTCTGA
- a CDS encoding metallophosphoesterase, translating to MLVIAHVSDTHIDHHPRSAERTARVMDHLHALPRPVDAILITGDIADHGEVAEYETAARLFDSPLPVMICPGNHDVRDAYRKGLLGDGGGCTGPINTRYDVAGAVFLLADSSVPGQDDGHLDEETVTWLADELGSVPAETPTFIAFHHPPVVLRHPVIDPMRLLPADPLADLVNAHPQVVAVLTGHFHTAAASTFAGRPVRIAPGVVSTLRMPWEGEGPLTTQTQPPGIAFHVYDDSGLLTTHYRVVV from the coding sequence GTGTTGGTCATCGCGCACGTCAGTGACACTCACATCGACCATCACCCCCGATCGGCCGAACGGACCGCACGGGTGATGGACCACCTGCACGCCCTGCCACGACCGGTCGACGCGATCCTGATCACCGGGGACATCGCCGACCATGGCGAGGTGGCCGAATACGAGACCGCCGCGAGGCTCTTCGACTCCCCGCTTCCGGTCATGATCTGTCCCGGCAACCACGATGTGCGCGACGCGTACCGCAAGGGTCTGCTCGGCGACGGCGGTGGCTGCACCGGCCCGATCAACACCCGGTACGACGTGGCCGGCGCGGTCTTCCTCCTCGCCGACTCCTCCGTGCCCGGCCAGGACGACGGCCACCTGGACGAGGAGACCGTGACGTGGCTCGCCGACGAACTGGGCTCGGTGCCGGCCGAGACGCCGACGTTCATCGCCTTCCATCACCCGCCGGTCGTGCTGCGCCACCCGGTCATCGACCCGATGCGGCTACTGCCCGCCGACCCCCTGGCCGACCTGGTCAACGCCCACCCGCAGGTCGTCGCCGTGCTCACCGGGCATTTCCACACCGCCGCCGCGAGCACCTTCGCCGGCCGCCCGGTGCGGATCGCGCCGGGCGTGGTCTCCACCCTTCGGATGCCCTGGGAGGGCGAGGGACCGTTGACCACCCAGACCCAGCCGCCCGGCATCGCATTCCACGTGTACGACGACAGTGGACTGCTCACGACCCACTACCGGGTGGTGGTATGA